A single region of the Nicotiana sylvestris chromosome 6, ASM39365v2, whole genome shotgun sequence genome encodes:
- the LOC104210873 gene encoding BIIDXI-like protein At5g11420 — protein sequence MKKAAIFLVLLCATIHVCSSQKDGILPNGNFELGPKPSQMKGTKVVNRHAIPNWEISGYVEYIKSGQTQGDMLLPVPVGDYAVRLGEDASIKTKVKVTKGVFYSLSFVFARTCAQEEKLNVSVSPNSEPNDWGMLPMQTMYSSDGWDSYSWGFLAEANEIDVVIHNPAVEKDPACGPLIDFVALKALKTPKRPKGNMLKNGNFEEGPYIFPNTTWGVLIPPNIEDDHSPLLGWMIESLKAVKYIDAEHFTVPEGKRAVELVAGRESAIAQVVRTRPGKVYDLIFSIGDASNSCEGSMLVEAFAGKITMQFPYESKGKGGVKRSRLRFTAISPRTRVRFLSTYYHMKSDNSGSLCGPVVDDVRLVGVRNPRHP from the exons atgaagaaagcagCCATATTTTTGGTGCTGCTCTGTGCCACCATACATGTTTGTTCATCTCAAAAGGATG GAATATTACCAAATGGCAATTTCGAGCTAGGTCCAAAACCATCCCAAATGAAAGGCACAAAAGTGGTAAACCGTCACGCTATTCCTAACTGGGAAATATCAGGGTACGTAGAGTACATTAAATCAGGCCAAACACAAGGTGACATGTTACTTCCAGTGCCTGTTGGAGATTATGCAGTTAGACTTGGGGAAGATGCTTCAATAAAAACCAAAGTAAAAGTAACAAAAGGAGTATTCTATTCTCTTTCATTTGTATTTGCAAGGACTTGTGCACAAGAAGAGAAACTCAACGTATCTGTATCGCCTAATTCTGAGCCAAATGATTGGGGAATGTTGCCTATGCAAACTATGTATAGTTCTGATGGTTGGGATTCTTATTCTTGGGGTTTCTTGGCTGAGGCTAATGAAATTGATGTTGTGATTCATAATCCTGCAGTGGAAAAGGATCCAGCTTGTGGTCCACTCATTGATTTTGTTGCTCTTAAGGCTTTGAAAACTCCTAAAAGACCAAAAG GCAACATGTTGAAGAATGgaaattttgaggagggtccatATATATTTCCTAACACAACATGGGGTGTTCTAATTCCTCCCAACATTGAAGATGACCATTCTCCATTGCTAGGATGGATGATTGAATCTCTTAAAGCAGTAAAATACATTGACGCTGAACACTTCACCGTGCCCGAGGGCAAGCGCGCCGTCGAGCTCGTGGCCGGAAGAGAGAGTGCCATAGCACAAGTAGTGAGGACTAGACCTGGAAAAGTATATGATCTTATTTTCTCAATTGGAGATGCTAGTAATTCTTGTGAAGGATCTATGCTTGTAGAAGCATTTGCAGGGAAAATTACTATGCAATTTCCTTATGAATCTAAAGGCAAAGGTGGAGTCAAAAGGTCTAGGCTTAGGTTCACAGCAATTTCTCCACGTAcgagagttaggtttttgagcaCATATTATCATATGAAGAGTGATAACTCTGGCTCTTTGTGTGGTCCTGTGGTTGATGATGTGAGATTGGTTGGAGTTCGCAATCCCCGTCATCCATAG
- the LOC104210874 gene encoding uncharacterized protein, translated as MIMASGGKGMLEKGKRCLKIVYFMVAMLASLLVLSAPLLVAIGDVLVPSVLISSFTCVKCYSFKEHLRRYAFKSSLTDIPLVSVMRSLIITCVYSLCDGPALSHGPYLATVTFCSIISVILLSIKACVFSVNSYLEIEASSSISRQKLHLKKSWGMPVLFLSSVVFALGHTVIAYRTSCRARRKLLFHRVDTEAVLPCKVVFSAYSKVPRSPIPASKTRTESEMRRKLAGSAHEEGEIPAILLADVDSSFISCLGLSLHYKLCLPGSPYCSLSSTTSSASPLHVLSKSDYRIRRSYSSQFHTNSLYVPLLDVSPTSPVLSGEIPSFSLDETGDEDEIGKLGSSPPIRDVEGNNQFGIVLVHGFGGGVFSWRNVMGELAQQVGCAVTAFDRPGWGLTSRPRQRDWEENQLPNPYRIDSQVDLLLSFCSDMGFTSVILVGHDDGGLLALKAAQRVQSSANSINVHIKGIVLLGVSLSRELVPAFARILLRTSLGKKHLVRPLLRTEITQVVNRRAWYDATKLTTEVLGLYKAPLCVEGWDEALHEIGKHSSETVLSPENAAQLLKTVESLPLLVIGGAEDALVPIKSVQIMASKLVNSRLVAISGCGHLPHEECPKALLAAMSPFINRILVEPQLQH; from the exons ATGATAATGGCCTCAGGAGGGAAAGGAATGTTGGAGAAGGGGAAGAGATGTTTGAAAATTGTATATTTCATGGTGGCGATGTTAGCGTCGCTGTTGGTACTATCGGCGCCACTGCTTGTGGCAATAGGGGATGTATTGGTACCAAGTGTGTTAATTTCCAGCTTCACGTGCGTTAAATGTTACAGTTTCAAAGAGCATTTGCGTAGATATGCTTTCAAAAGCTCCTTGACGGACATTCCTCTCGTTTCTGTCATGAGATCTCTTATCATCACCT GTGTTTATTCTTTGTGCGACGGCCCTGCACTTTCACATGGACCATACCTTGCAACGGTTACATTCTGTTCCATCATTTCCGTGATTCTTCTTTCTATCAAGGCTTGTGTTTTCTCTGTCAATTCATACCTGGAGATTGAAGCTTCATCTTCAATCTCGAGACAAAAGCTTCATTTGAAAAAGTCATGGGGGATGCCCGTGTTGTTTCTTTCTTCGGTAGTCTTTGCTCTTGGACATACTGTAATTGCCTACAGAACAAGCTGTCGTGCAAGGAGGAAGCTTTTGTTTCACCGAGTTGACACAGAAGCT GTCCTTCCTTGCAAAGTTGTTTTCTCTGCATACAGTAAGGTACCACGATCTCCAATTCCTGCGAGTAAAACTAGAACTGAGAGTGAAATGAGGAGAAAACTTGCAGGATCAGCTCATGAGGAGGGGGAAATCCCTGCTATATTGCTTGCTGATGTTGACAGTTCATTCATTTCTTGTCTTGGGCTCTCTCTTCATTACAAACTTTGCTTGCCTGGCTCACCTTACTGTTCTTTATCCTCCACAACTTCTTCTGCTAGTCCGTTGCATGTTTTGTCAAAAAGTGATTATCGTATTCGGAGGAGCTACAGTAGTCAATTTCATACCAACTCTCTCTATGTACCTCTTTTAGACGTGTCTCCAACTTCCCCAGTCCTGTCTGGAGAAATCCCTAGTTTCAGCCTAGATGAAACTGGTGATGAAGATGAAATTGGTAAGTTGGGGTCTTCACCTCCAATACGAGATGTAGAAGGAAATAATCAGTTTGGAATTGTTCTAGTTCACGGTTTTGGAGGTGGGGTTTTCTCTTGGAGAAATGTGATGGGTGAGCTAGCTCAACAGGTAGGTTGTGCAGTCACTGCCTTTGACAGGCCAGGATGGGGATTGACATCTAGGCCACGTCAGAGAGACTGGGAGGAAAATCAATTGCCTAATCCGTACAGGATCGATAGTCAG GTTGACCTGCTCCTCTCTTTCTGTTCGGATATGGGTTTTACTTCAGTTATACTTGTTGGTCATGACGATGGTGGATTGCTTGCTCTGAAGGCTGCACAAAGAGTTCAGTCATCCGCAAATTCGATTAAT GTCCATATCAAGGGGATTGTATTATTGGGTGTTAGCTTGTCAAGAGAACTGGTTCCAGCCTTTGCAAGGATATTACTGCGTACTTCTCTTGGAAAAAAGCACTTGGTGCGTCCACTATTGCGAACAGAAATTACTCAAGTTGTTAATAGACGTGCATGGTATGATGCCACCAAGTTGACAACGGAAGTTTTGGGCCTATACAAG GCACCATTATGCGTAGAAGGATGGGATGAAGCACTCCATGAGATAGGAAAACATTCATCTGAAACAGTCCTCTCACCAGAAAATGCGGCACAACTGCTAAAAACAGTTGAAAGTTTACCACTTCTGGTGATTGGAGGTGCTGAAGATGCACTTGTACCTATAAAATCTGTTCAAATAATGGCATCAAAACTTGTAAATTCT AGACTGGTCGCCATATCTGGCTGTGGACATCTTCCACATGAGGAATGTCCCAAAGCATTGCTAGCAGCCATGTCGCCATTCATCAATAGAATTTTAGTGGAACCACAACTGCAACATTAA